The window ATGCCACGACCATCGCTACGATCCCATCTTGCACACCGACTACTATCGGCTGCGCGCCGTCTTTGAACCCGCCTACAACTGGAAGGCCTGGCGCTCCCGCCCCGAGCGACTGATTTCGCTTTATACCGACGCCGATCGCGCCAAGGCGCAAGAGGTCAACACCCAAGTCGCCGTGGTCGCCCAAGAGCGCGAGCAAAAGCAGTCGGAGTTCATGGCCGCCGCGCTCGAGAAAGAGTTGGAAAAGTTCCCCGCCGAACAGCGCGATGCGCTGCGCGCGGCCTATCAAGCGCCAGACGACAAGCGCGCCCCCGAGCAGCAAAAACTGCTCGACGACAACCCCAGCCTCAAAATCACCCCCGGCGTTTTGTATCAATACAATCAAGCGGCTGCCGACGAACTGAAGAAATTCGACGCGCGCATCGGCGAACTGCAAGCGCAAAAACCGGTTGAGGACTTTATCCAGGCCCTCACCGAAGTTCCCGGCCAGGTTCCGCCGACGTTTCTCTTCCATCGCGGCGACCATCGACAACCTCAGCAAGAATTGCCCCCCGGCGGTTTGGCGGTCTGCTCCCCCAGCGAGGCCCCGCTCGACTTTGCCGCCGATGCCGAAGCGGTTCCCACCACCGGCCGGCGACTCGCCTACGCCCGCTGGCTCACCAGCGGTCAGCATCCACTCGTAGCCCGCGTGTTGGTCAATCGCGTTTGGATGCACCATTTTGGCCAAGGCATCGTCGGCACCCCCTCCGACTTCGGCCAGATGGGGCAGCGCCCCACGCATCCCGAACTGCTCGACTACTTGGCCAGCGAGTTGGTCGCAGGAGGCTGGCGCCTCAAGCGACTGCACAAGTTGATGATGACCTCCGTAGCGTATCGGCAGTCGTCCCAGATCGACGAGGCCAAGTCCGCGCTCGATCCCGACAATCACCTGCTCTGGCGTTATCCCGTGCGGCGACTCGAAGCCGAAATGATTCGAGACCGCGTCCTGGCCGTCTCTGGCGCGCTCGATCGCGCTATGTTCGGCGCTTCGGTTCCCGTCACTCAAGACAATGTCGGCCAGATCGCCGTTGGCCCCTCTCCAGTCCCCGACGCGCCGACCACCGTCGACGCCTTGCTTGGCGATGCCGCCTCGCGCCGCAGCGTTTACTTGCAAGTCCGTCGCAGTCAGCCGGTGGCCATGCTCCGCGCGTTTGATGCCCCGGTGATGGAAACCAACTGCGACCGTCGTCCTTCTTCGACCGTCTCGCCGCAATCGCTGGTCATGATGAACAGCGCGTTTTTAGTCGCCGAGTCGCGCCGCTTTGCCTGGCGGGTGCGGTTGGAATCGGGCGCCGATCGGGCCGCGCAAATCGACCGCGCCTGGCAACTTGCCTACTGCCGCCCCCCCGCCGAGCACGAGCGCAAACTGGCCGATGACCTGATGACCCACCAAATTGAAGAACTCGCCAAGACGCCCCCCGCCGAGGGGCAACCTGCCCCCGATCACGCCCTCACCGCCCTGGCCAGCCTGTGCCAGGTGCTCATGAGCGCCAATGAATTTTTGTATGTGGAGTAACTAGGCACGACAGCGCCACCGACTCCGTTCTCACCATGAGGCCCCT is drawn from Pirellulales bacterium and contains these coding sequences:
- a CDS encoding DUF1549 and DUF1553 domain-containing protein — encoded protein: CHDHRYDPILHTDYYRLRAVFEPAYNWKAWRSRPERLISLYTDADRAKAQEVNTQVAVVAQEREQKQSEFMAAALEKELEKFPAEQRDALRAAYQAPDDKRAPEQQKLLDDNPSLKITPGVLYQYNQAAADELKKFDARIGELQAQKPVEDFIQALTEVPGQVPPTFLFHRGDHRQPQQELPPGGLAVCSPSEAPLDFAADAEAVPTTGRRLAYARWLTSGQHPLVARVLVNRVWMHHFGQGIVGTPSDFGQMGQRPTHPELLDYLASELVAGGWRLKRLHKLMMTSVAYRQSSQIDEAKSALDPDNHLLWRYPVRRLEAEMIRDRVLAVSGALDRAMFGASVPVTQDNVGQIAVGPSPVPDAPTTVDALLGDAASRRSVYLQVRRSQPVAMLRAFDAPVMETNCDRRPSSTVSPQSLVMMNSAFLVAESRRFAWRVRLESGADRAAQIDRAWQLAYCRPPAEHERKLADDLMTHQIEELAKTPPAEGQPAPDHALTALASLCQVLMSANEFLYVE